From the Methanobacterium sp. CWC-01 genome, the window GTAAAACCGGGGTGGTTTGTATTTCTGGTTATACTCCCCCACCATCCTCACCTTGACATTTTAAAGTGAACATGGTAATTTCCGGAGGGCAGTTTATCCGCAGCCAGAACACGTTAGTTCCCAGGCCACGGCTGGTGTATTGAACCATATCTTTCACCTGATACTTGCCTACCGGATATTTGATAAAATGTGGGCCTCTTATGAAGGTACCCAGGCCGGGTATGAGGAACTGGCCACCATGGGAGTGTCCGGATATCTGTAGACTGAAACGTCCGGTGGTGGAGCTTATATCTGCAAAATCAGGTTCATGTGCCAGTAAGATGGCCGGACCATCTTCCGGGAGTTTTTCCATTACCAGATCCAGCCGGTGTTTATCAAGCATCACACTATCCACCCCGGCAATGTGCAAGGGAGCTTTTTTCCGGAATAAGGTGTGCACATCGTTGCTTACATCTATTATGTTACAGGCCCGGAGTATGCTCCGTATCTGTGCTGCCCCTAACCAGTGGTCATGATTTCCCAAAACCGCGAAAGACTCATCTTTTGGTTTTAAAAAATTCAGGGCAGACTCTAAATCCTCTGAAACATCATCCAGAATGTAAGAAACAAAATCTCCAGTTATGGTTATTGAATCGGGTTTTTCCTGGTTAACCAGATTCACAACCCCCTCCAGGTGTTCAGCAGTAATCCATTGGCCTAAATGAATATCAGAAATATTTGCCAGGCGATAACCATCAAATTTACGGTCCATAGAAGGTATGATCACTTCCACTTCCTCCACCTGGAAGTCCTCATGATTAAATTCTGATTTTACTACCTTTTCTCGCCAGCGCGTCATTCCCCTCTGGACTTTTTGCATATATTTCAGGGCTTTAGGTTCCTTTTCTTTCATAATTTCTAGACTTCTATTTTTGTTTTAGAGGTTTATATACTGAGATATTTAATTGGGACAGCATCCAAATAACTTTAGTTATAAGCTCCTAAAGACCTTACTATTTACTTTACAAAATAAATTATATTTAAATCCAATTTAGAATTCCAGATCCTTTATGAATTAGATAAAAGCCCAGGATTAGAAGTAGACCAGCCGTCAAGTACTGTCCGTGTTTTTGGATCCAAGCATTTATCTGCGAAAGAATTTTATTTGCCTTTTTGGGTACTAAAAAGCATATTAATAGGGGTATTTCCACCAACAAAAGGGTAATGATAACCAGAAGAATTAAAGAGATTGTTTTACCCGGCCAATTCACGATGGAAATTGCAATTTGACTGCTTGCATATATCACCAAAATGGTGGTGATGAAATTTATGGCAAACATGCCCATGGCCAATAACATGCTGCCCCCAAATTCAGAGGCACTTGACCTTTCCTCTTGAGGGGTTTCTAATTTCATAGGATTATTATCTTTTTGAAAAGAGATTTTCATGGCAAAAAAGAGTAAAATAAAACCTAAAAGAACATCTATCAACTCCCGTAAGGGGCTGGAATTACCCCCAGTCACAAATGATGCGCCCTTGGCGGCTAAAAATCCTAATAGAACCGCCACCAACATGACTATTATAGATCCCGCCAAAAAACCTACACCGCTGGTTTTTGGTTTCTTGGACAGGGACAATAACAGAATTACCACTGTAAAAGTGGTGGGGCTTATGGCCGCCACCAGGGCAATGGGCACAACATCCGCTAATAAAGTTACTAATTCGGACATTTAAAGTTGGGATTGACGGTCTTATTCATCTCCCATCTTTTCTATCTTATCCGCTACTTTCCAGTGGCTTCCTTTCTTCTCAGCCCGCCTAATAAGCAGCACACCTATTAAAGCTCCCACTATACCCCCAGCAGTATCGGTGAATAAGTCGTTCATAGTATCTTCATGGGCATTCTGGGTGGGTGACCCCTGCATCTGAGTGTTTCCGGTAATATCACCTAAGGGGCCCTGAGATAGGTATTTATCATAGGTATACTCACCCATTTCTAGTATTCCACCTAATCCTATGGTTACTACCACGATCACAATGGCCATCCCTGCTAAAGACATTTTTAGACGTCCGTAGAAGTACATGGTGTAAACCACCATCATACCTATAAGACCCATGTACAGGGGCAGCATGAAGTGCATGAAGTTATCGTAATAAGGAAGTTTAACGTACAATCCCAGGGCATCTCCCCACACCAGTTCAAATAGCACCATGGTCAACAGTATTAGTTCTATTTCTACAGGAATGACACGTATACGATTACGGGTGATGAAGGCCGGGGCGTTAATTATTGCCAGAGCTACGAGTATAAGAATCCCAAAAATCCTTTCAGCACCGTTAGCACCCCCAAAGATGGTAATGTAAATACCTGATATAATGAGGAATATTCGCAGTATTCTGAGTAGATTTCGTTGTAGAGGACTTATATCCTCATTATCCGGGTTAAAAAAGCTCATTTCTTTTCGTCTCCTATCTAATTAATTAATTCTAAAAAATATCACATTTTAGATACATATAAAAATTATTACATTTAAATATATAATTAAATTTCTTTAATCGTGAAGAGACAAAATGTCTTCTCATAAAGGAATAAGGAGCTAAAAATGATTTCTAATCTTAAAATACCGGCAATTTCACCTTTAATACTGCTGTTAATTTTGTTTACCCTCCTATCCTTTGGAATCCTAATTCCAATTTTAAGCCTGATTTTGCTGGGAGCCATGATTGCTTATTTAGTAAGGCCTTTAGCTCTAAAAATCAAGCCTTACGTAAAGTTTGAAACCTTGGCGATCTTTTTGGCCATGATTCTCCTAGCAGCACCCATAGTCATCCTTATTTATTTTACCGCCGTTCAAATTCTATTACTAGCCAGTGATATAGCCGGAGCACTTCCTTCAGCAAGTAATAGTACCTTAACTTCTGGTAATGCCACCCTAGAAATTGCCCGTGCCCAGAATTTAGGATCTTTAGATAACATGGCCAATGAATTGATAGCTCAAATAGGCAAACTTATCGGCCAGTTTGTTGTATGGCTGGCCGG encodes:
- a CDS encoding metallophosphoesterase — its product is MKEKEPKALKYMQKVQRGMTRWREKVVKSEFNHEDFQVEEVEVIIPSMDRKFDGYRLANISDIHLGQWITAEHLEGVVNLVNQEKPDSITITGDFVSYILDDVSEDLESALNFLKPKDESFAVLGNHDHWLGAAQIRSILRACNIIDVSNDVHTLFRKKAPLHIAGVDSVMLDKHRLDLVMEKLPEDGPAILLAHEPDFADISSTTGRFSLQISGHSHGGQFLIPGLGTFIRGPHFIKYPVGKYQVKDMVQYTSRGLGTNVFWLRINCPPEITMFTLKCQGEDGGGV
- a CDS encoding GAP family protein, giving the protein MSELVTLLADVVPIALVAAISPTTFTVVILLLSLSKKPKTSGVGFLAGSIIVMLVAVLLGFLAAKGASFVTGGNSSPLRELIDVLLGFILLFFAMKISFQKDNNPMKLETPQEERSSASEFGGSMLLAMGMFAINFITTILVIYASSQIAISIVNWPGKTISLILLVIITLLLVEIPLLICFLVPKKANKILSQINAWIQKHGQYLTAGLLLILGFYLIHKGSGILNWI